In Sporichthya polymorpha DSM 43042, a genomic segment contains:
- a CDS encoding response regulator transcription factor, whose protein sequence is MRTPTLRVLVVDDDEPVRRLIRLNLELEGFEVEQAADGRECLTMVRTNPPDVITLDLVMPAIDGLTAAARLREAEHSRHIPLVLITAAATPRDRVRADEIGIDAVLTKPFAPQDLVATIRRVAGATVRPPLPAEPARKSEERTSTGH, encoded by the coding sequence GTGCGGACACCCACCCTCCGCGTGCTGGTCGTCGACGACGACGAGCCCGTGCGGCGCCTCATTCGCCTGAACCTCGAGCTGGAGGGGTTCGAGGTCGAGCAGGCGGCCGACGGTCGGGAGTGCCTGACGATGGTCCGCACGAACCCCCCGGACGTCATCACGCTCGACCTCGTGATGCCGGCCATCGACGGGCTGACCGCCGCCGCGCGGCTGCGTGAGGCCGAACACAGTCGGCACATCCCGCTCGTGCTGATCACCGCCGCCGCGACGCCGCGGGACCGGGTCCGGGCGGACGAGATCGGCATCGACGCCGTCCTGACCAAGCCTTTTGCGCCCCAGGACCTCGTCGCGACGATCCGGCGAGTGGCGGGCGCCACGGTCCGTCCGCCGCTCCCGGCCGAGCCCGCGCGTAAGTCGGAAGAGCGCACCTCGACGGGCCACTAG
- the argS gene encoding arginine--tRNA ligase has product MTPAELADAVQIAVYTAVQAGELEAEVPREVHVERTKTREHGDYATNVAMQLAKPARKPPREIGEILAKHLRRASGIERVEVAGPGFLNITLDSGAAGRLAYQIVLAGTAYGRSEALRKQRVNLEFVSANPTGPVHLGHTRWAAVGDSLRRILEAAGADVASEYYINDAGVQMEKFAQSLLAAARGLPAPEDGYGGQYIADIAAKILESAPHLADAPDAEALPEFRERGYRLMLAEIAASLEKFGVHYDVWFSERSLHESGRVDRAIETLREQGHVYDLDGAVWLRTTDFGDDKDRVLVKADGEKTYFAADAAYYLDKRGRGFDTCIYMLGADHHGYIGRLQALAACAGDDPDTAVLVLIGQLVKLLQGGQELKMSKRAGTIVTLDDLVDLVGVDAARYTLARSSTDSQLTIDVEEITRQAPENPVYYVQYVAARTFRVAANARDLGIDWSAPESFRPELLADDREARLLAVLGDFPRVVASAAELREPHRIARYLEELAGVYHRFYDGCRILPRGEEEVSDLHKARLWLNDATRTVISNGLAMLGVSAPERM; this is encoded by the coding sequence GTGACTCCCGCCGAGCTTGCTGACGCCGTCCAGATCGCCGTGTACACCGCGGTGCAGGCCGGTGAACTCGAGGCTGAGGTCCCCCGGGAGGTCCACGTCGAGCGGACCAAGACCCGGGAGCACGGGGACTACGCCACCAACGTCGCCATGCAGCTGGCCAAGCCGGCCCGCAAGCCCCCGCGCGAGATCGGCGAGATCCTCGCCAAGCACCTGCGCCGCGCCTCGGGCATCGAGCGGGTCGAGGTGGCCGGGCCGGGCTTCCTCAACATCACCCTGGACTCGGGCGCCGCCGGCCGCCTCGCGTACCAGATCGTGCTGGCCGGGACCGCCTACGGCCGGTCCGAGGCCCTGCGCAAGCAGCGGGTCAACCTGGAGTTCGTCTCCGCGAACCCGACCGGTCCGGTGCACCTCGGCCACACCCGGTGGGCCGCGGTCGGCGACAGCCTGCGCCGGATACTGGAGGCGGCGGGCGCCGACGTCGCGAGCGAGTACTACATCAACGACGCCGGCGTGCAGATGGAGAAGTTCGCGCAGTCGCTGCTCGCGGCGGCCCGCGGCCTCCCCGCCCCCGAGGACGGCTACGGCGGGCAGTACATCGCCGACATCGCCGCCAAGATCCTGGAGTCGGCCCCCCACCTGGCCGACGCCCCGGACGCCGAGGCGCTGCCCGAGTTCCGCGAGCGGGGCTACCGGCTGATGCTCGCCGAGATCGCGGCCAGCCTGGAGAAGTTCGGCGTCCACTACGACGTCTGGTTCTCGGAGCGGAGCCTGCACGAGTCGGGTCGCGTGGACCGGGCGATCGAGACCCTGCGCGAGCAGGGTCACGTCTACGACCTCGACGGCGCGGTCTGGCTCCGGACCACCGACTTCGGCGACGACAAGGACCGCGTCCTGGTCAAGGCGGACGGGGAGAAGACCTACTTCGCCGCCGACGCCGCCTACTACCTCGACAAGCGCGGCCGGGGCTTCGACACCTGCATCTACATGCTCGGCGCGGACCACCACGGCTACATCGGACGCCTGCAGGCGCTCGCGGCCTGCGCCGGTGACGACCCGGACACCGCGGTGCTCGTCCTGATCGGGCAGCTGGTCAAGCTGCTGCAGGGCGGCCAGGAACTGAAGATGTCGAAGCGGGCGGGCACGATCGTCACGCTCGACGACCTCGTCGACCTGGTCGGCGTCGACGCGGCGCGGTACACGCTCGCCCGGTCCTCGACCGACAGCCAGCTGACGATCGACGTCGAGGAGATCACGCGGCAGGCGCCGGAGAACCCGGTCTACTACGTCCAGTACGTGGCCGCGCGGACCTTCCGGGTCGCCGCGAACGCCCGGGACCTCGGCATCGACTGGTCGGCGCCGGAGTCCTTCCGGCCGGAGCTGCTCGCCGACGACCGCGAGGCCCGGTTGCTCGCGGTGCTCGGTGACTTCCCGCGCGTCGTCGCCTCGGCCGCGGAGCTGCGGGAGCCGCACCGGATCGCCCGCTACCTGGAGGAGCTCGCCGGCGTCTACCACCGGTTCTACGACGGCTGCCGGATCCTGCCCCGCGGGGAGGAAGAGGTCTCCGACCTGCACAAGGCTCGGCTCTGGCTCAACGACGCCACCCGCACGGTGATCTCGAACGGCCTCGCGATGCTCGGCGTCTCCGCCCCGGAGCGGATGTGA
- the lysA gene encoding diaminopimelate decarboxylase — translation MSRSAHPAGPRHAEVLPTDGVGSAPADLNALDPLVWPQNFRRRDDGVCTLAGLDVRDLAAEFGTPAYLLDEADFRSRARAYADSFAGSDVFYAGKAFLCSAVARWVAEEGLGLDVCSAGELAIALRAGFPTERIAFHGNNKSSAELATALDAGVGRIVVDSFAEIVRLADLARERGVRARVQVRVTVGVEAHTHEFIATAHEDQKFGFSLAGGAAAEAVRRILMLPSLELVGLHSHIGSQIFDTDGFEVAASRLVGLASAIRDEHGVELPELDLGGGLGIAYTSDDDPADVSAMAKSLVAIVERACASAGLAVPRLSVEPGRAIAGPGTVTLYEVGTVKPVAVGSGGATRAYVSVDGGMSDNIRTALYDAAYTAALVSRASDAPPALSRLVGKHCESGDIVVRDLYLPADIAAGDLVAVAATGAYCRSMASNYNLLGRPPVVAVRDGQARVIVRRETDEDLARLDVG, via the coding sequence ATGAGCCGCTCCGCGCACCCCGCGGGGCCGCGCCACGCCGAGGTCCTGCCCACGGACGGCGTCGGCTCGGCGCCCGCGGACCTCAACGCCCTCGACCCGCTGGTCTGGCCGCAGAACTTCCGCCGCCGGGACGACGGCGTCTGCACGCTCGCCGGCCTCGACGTCCGCGACCTCGCGGCCGAGTTCGGCACCCCCGCCTATCTGCTGGACGAGGCTGACTTCCGGTCCCGCGCCCGCGCCTACGCCGACTCCTTCGCCGGCTCCGACGTTTTCTATGCGGGCAAGGCCTTCCTCTGCAGCGCGGTGGCGCGCTGGGTCGCGGAGGAGGGGCTCGGGCTCGACGTGTGCAGCGCCGGCGAGCTCGCGATCGCGCTGCGCGCCGGGTTCCCGACCGAGCGCATCGCCTTCCACGGCAACAACAAGTCCAGCGCGGAGCTCGCGACCGCGCTCGACGCCGGGGTCGGCCGGATCGTCGTCGACTCCTTCGCCGAGATCGTCCGCCTGGCCGACCTCGCCCGCGAGCGTGGCGTCCGCGCCCGGGTGCAGGTCCGGGTGACGGTCGGCGTCGAGGCGCACACGCACGAGTTCATCGCCACCGCGCACGAGGACCAGAAGTTCGGGTTCTCCCTGGCCGGCGGCGCGGCGGCCGAGGCGGTCCGGCGCATCCTCATGCTCCCCTCGCTGGAGCTGGTCGGGCTGCACTCGCACATCGGCTCGCAGATCTTCGACACCGACGGCTTCGAGGTCGCGGCCTCCCGGCTCGTCGGGCTGGCCTCGGCGATCCGGGACGAGCACGGCGTCGAACTGCCCGAGCTCGACCTCGGCGGCGGGCTGGGCATCGCCTACACCTCCGACGACGACCCGGCCGATGTCTCCGCGATGGCGAAGTCGCTGGTCGCGATCGTCGAGCGGGCCTGCGCGAGCGCCGGCCTCGCGGTGCCGCGGCTGTCGGTCGAGCCCGGCCGCGCGATCGCCGGCCCGGGCACCGTGACCCTCTACGAGGTCGGGACCGTCAAGCCGGTCGCGGTCGGCAGCGGGGGAGCGACCCGCGCCTACGTCTCCGTCGACGGCGGGATGAGCGACAACATCCGGACCGCGCTCTACGACGCCGCTTACACCGCGGCCCTGGTCTCGCGCGCCTCCGACGCCCCGCCCGCGCTGTCGCGGCTGGTGGGCAAGCACTGTGAGAGCGGCGACATCGTCGTGCGCGACCTGTACCTGCCGGCCGACATCGCCGCCGGCGACCTCGTCGCGGTGGCCGCGACCGGGGCCTACTGCCGGTCGATGGCCAGCAACTACAACCTGCTGGGCCGGCCGCCGGTCGTCGCCGTGCGCGACGGCCAGGCCCGCGTGATCGTCCGCCGGGAGACCGACGAGGACCTGGCCCGACTGGACGTCGGGTGA
- a CDS encoding homoserine dehydrogenase, whose translation MAPIRVGLLGCGVVGTEVVRQLQTQADDLAQRVGAPLELVGIAVRRAKRIPEKAAELGVPESLFTTDSAELVTRGCDVVVEVIGGIEPARSLILSAMEHGASVVSANKALLAEDGATLYAAAEKHGVDLYYEAAVAGAIPLLRPLRESMVGDQVHRVLGIVNGTTNFILSRMHETGAGFTEALEEASALGYAEADPSADVEGFDAAAKAAILASLAFHSRVTAADVYREGITEVSAGDVASAREMNSVIKLLAICELAPDGSTIGVRVHPAMIPRSHPLAGVGDAFNAVFVEAEAAGQVMFYGRGAGGGPTASAVLGDLVAVARHKVVGGRGPGESAYAQLAVRPMGDTTTRYYICLDVAEKPGVLAQVAAAFAEHNVSIQTVRQHGHADDATLVVVTHRAPDSALAATVAHLRTMDAVRAVASVMRVEGDLES comes from the coding sequence ATGGCCCCGATCCGCGTAGGACTTCTCGGGTGCGGAGTGGTCGGCACCGAGGTGGTCCGGCAGCTCCAGACGCAGGCCGACGACCTCGCGCAGCGGGTCGGCGCCCCGTTGGAGCTGGTCGGCATCGCCGTCCGCCGCGCGAAGCGCATCCCGGAGAAGGCGGCCGAGCTCGGCGTCCCCGAGTCGCTGTTCACCACGGACTCCGCCGAGCTGGTCACGCGCGGCTGCGACGTGGTCGTCGAGGTCATCGGCGGCATCGAGCCGGCCCGCTCGCTGATCCTGTCGGCGATGGAGCACGGCGCGTCCGTGGTCAGCGCCAACAAGGCCCTGCTCGCCGAGGACGGCGCGACGCTGTACGCCGCCGCCGAGAAGCACGGCGTGGACCTCTACTACGAGGCCGCGGTCGCCGGCGCGATCCCGCTGCTGCGCCCGCTGCGCGAGTCGATGGTCGGGGATCAGGTCCACCGTGTGCTCGGCATCGTCAACGGCACCACCAACTTCATCCTGTCGCGGATGCACGAGACCGGCGCCGGCTTCACCGAGGCGCTGGAGGAGGCGAGCGCGCTCGGCTATGCCGAGGCCGACCCCTCCGCGGACGTCGAGGGTTTCGACGCCGCGGCCAAGGCCGCGATCCTCGCGAGCCTCGCGTTCCACAGCCGGGTCACGGCCGCGGACGTGTACCGCGAGGGCATCACCGAGGTCAGCGCCGGCGACGTCGCGAGCGCCCGCGAGATGAACTCGGTCATCAAGCTCCTCGCGATCTGCGAGCTCGCCCCGGACGGCTCGACGATCGGTGTGCGGGTGCACCCGGCGATGATTCCGCGGTCCCACCCCCTCGCCGGGGTCGGCGACGCATTCAACGCGGTGTTCGTCGAGGCCGAGGCGGCCGGGCAGGTCATGTTCTACGGCCGCGGTGCCGGTGGCGGCCCGACCGCGAGCGCCGTCCTCGGTGACCTCGTCGCCGTCGCGCGCCACAAGGTCGTCGGCGGCCGCGGGCCGGGAGAGTCGGCCTACGCGCAGCTCGCGGTGCGGCCGATGGGCGACACGACCACCCGCTACTACATCTGCCTCGACGTGGCGGAGAAGCCGGGCGTGCTGGCGCAGGTCGCCGCCGCGTTCGCCGAGCACAACGTCTCGATCCAGACGGTCCGTCAGCACGGCCACGCCGACGACGCGACCCTGGTCGTGGTCACCCACCGCGCCCCGGACTCGGCCCTGGCCGCGACCGTCGCGCACCTGCGGACCATGGACGCCGTCCGGGCGGTCGCCAGCGTGATGCGGGTCGAAGGAGACTTGGAATCGTGA
- the thrC gene encoding threonine synthase, translating to MTHQWRGVITEYRDRMPVTDATPIVTLREGGTPLVPAPVLSEMTGCEVHLKVEGANPTGSFKDRGMTMAISKAAEEGAKAVICASTGNTSASAAAYAVRAGMVCAVLVPQGKIALGKMSQALVHGSRILQVDGNFDDCLTLARDLSEHYPVALVNSVNPFRLEGQKSAAFEIVDALGDAPDVHMLPVGNAGNITAYWKGYTEYEADGPATRRPRMLGFQAAGAAPLVTGEVVKQPQTIATAIRIGNPASWDSALAARDESGGRIEAVTDRQILAAYRLLASREGVFVEPASAASVAGLLMARENDWLPAGQQVVCTVTGNGLKDPEWAIAGAPAPVTVPIDAAAAAEKLGLA from the coding sequence ATGACCCACCAGTGGCGCGGGGTCATCACCGAGTACCGCGACCGGATGCCGGTCACCGACGCGACCCCGATCGTCACGTTGCGGGAGGGCGGCACGCCGCTCGTGCCCGCGCCGGTGCTGTCCGAGATGACGGGCTGCGAGGTCCACCTCAAGGTCGAGGGCGCGAACCCGACCGGGTCCTTCAAGGACCGCGGCATGACGATGGCGATCTCGAAGGCCGCGGAGGAGGGCGCGAAGGCGGTCATCTGCGCCTCGACCGGCAACACCAGCGCGAGCGCCGCCGCCTACGCGGTGCGCGCCGGCATGGTCTGCGCCGTCCTCGTCCCGCAGGGCAAGATCGCGCTCGGCAAGATGAGCCAGGCGCTTGTCCACGGCTCGCGGATCCTGCAGGTCGACGGCAACTTCGACGACTGCCTCACCCTCGCCCGCGACCTCTCCGAGCACTACCCGGTCGCGCTGGTGAACTCGGTGAACCCGTTCCGGCTCGAGGGTCAGAAGAGCGCCGCCTTCGAGATCGTCGACGCCCTCGGTGACGCCCCCGACGTGCACATGCTGCCGGTCGGCAACGCCGGGAACATCACCGCGTACTGGAAGGGCTACACCGAGTACGAGGCGGACGGGCCGGCCACCCGACGCCCGCGGATGCTCGGCTTCCAGGCCGCCGGCGCGGCTCCGTTGGTGACCGGTGAGGTCGTCAAGCAGCCGCAGACGATCGCGACGGCGATCCGTATCGGCAACCCCGCCTCCTGGGACTCGGCCCTGGCCGCGCGCGACGAGTCCGGCGGCCGCATCGAGGCAGTGACGGACCGTCAGATCCTGGCGGCGTACCGGCTGCTCGCCTCGCGCGAGGGCGTCTTCGTCGAGCCGGCCTCCGCGGCCAGCGTCGCGGGTCTGCTCATGGCGCGCGAGAACGACTGGCTGCCTGCCGGTCAGCAGGTCGTCTGCACGGTCACCGGCAACGGGTTGAAGGACCCGGAGTGGGCGATCGCGGGCGCACCCGCACCGGTCACCGTGCCGATCGACGCCGCGGCGGCGGCCGAGAAGCTCGGTCTGGCCTGA
- the thrB gene encoding homoserine kinase, with amino-acid sequence MSQQLSPPTYRSEAVRVRVPASSANLGPGFDCFGLALTLHDVVEAQVQPEGLALSVEGEGAHTVNRDGRHLVVRSMNECFARLGGPPPGLRVACRNAIPHGRGMGSSSAAIVAGVVAARALCVDGEQRMDDAALLRLATELEGHPDNVAAALAGGFTLAWTEADGPHLIRLEASPEVSPVVFVPSTELSTRKARGLLPRTVPHADAAANAGRAALLVEALTRNPELLLVATEDRLHQNYRGPAMPASLELIQRLRADGVPATVSGAGPSVLALATRDTVEKVAGLAGEGWRVHRLSVDPAGATVLS; translated from the coding sequence TTGTCGCAGCAACTCTCGCCGCCGACCTACCGCTCCGAGGCCGTCCGCGTCCGGGTCCCGGCCAGCAGTGCGAACCTGGGCCCCGGCTTCGACTGCTTCGGCCTGGCGCTGACGTTGCACGACGTCGTCGAGGCGCAGGTCCAGCCGGAGGGCCTCGCGCTCTCCGTGGAGGGCGAAGGCGCGCACACCGTCAACCGCGACGGCCGGCATCTCGTCGTGCGCTCCATGAACGAGTGCTTCGCGCGGCTCGGCGGGCCGCCGCCGGGACTGCGCGTCGCGTGCCGCAACGCGATTCCGCACGGTCGGGGCATGGGCTCGAGCTCCGCGGCGATCGTCGCCGGCGTCGTCGCGGCCCGCGCGCTCTGCGTCGACGGGGAGCAGCGCATGGACGACGCGGCCCTGCTCCGCCTCGCCACCGAACTCGAGGGTCATCCGGACAACGTCGCGGCCGCGCTCGCGGGCGGGTTCACTCTCGCGTGGACCGAGGCGGACGGGCCCCACCTGATCCGGCTCGAGGCGTCGCCCGAGGTGTCGCCGGTCGTCTTCGTTCCGTCGACGGAGCTGTCGACACGCAAGGCGCGCGGGCTGCTGCCGCGCACGGTGCCGCACGCCGACGCCGCGGCCAACGCGGGCCGCGCTGCGCTGCTCGTCGAGGCACTCACGCGCAATCCCGAGCTTCTCCTGGTCGCCACCGAGGACCGCCTGCACCAGAACTACCGCGGGCCCGCGATGCCGGCGAGCCTCGAACTGATCCAGCGTCTGCGGGCGGACGGGGTGCCCGCGACGGTGTCCGGAGCCGGGCCCAGCGTGCTCGCTCTCGCGACCCGCGACACCGTCGAGAAGGTGGCCGGACTGGCGGGGGAGGGCTGGCGTGTCCATCGCCTGTCCGTCGACCCTGCCGGAGCCACCGTGTTATCGTGA
- the rho gene encoding transcription termination factor Rho produces MTETTELASSTPESSGNGGGTTRRRRGEGLNGMVLSELQAMAAGMGITGTGRMRKSQLIEAITAGRAGGGATAPADASASKPESKSESKAESKPESTSEAPARTSRRAQRPAAAPADEAADTRSGESAAAAAAAADSDADSGADSGTDTRDRGERRERQRDRQRNRNDRADGSGPNNRDGGRGPREDRAPREDRAPRDDRGPRDDRGPRDDRGPRDDRGPRDDRGPREDRMRDDRGLRDQRDRDNGPRDDDDDDGEGGGRRRRRGRYRDRQRGGRTRGPGGYEPGDIEISEDDVLIPVAGILDILDNYAFVRTSGYLPGPNDVYVSLAQVRKYGLRKGDAITGAVRQPRDGERREKFNALVRLDTVNGMEPDAARERVEFGKLTPLYPQERLRLEHDVTSMTTRVIDLVAPIGKGQRGLIVSPPKAGKTMVLQAIANAITRNNPECHLMVVLVDERPEEVTDMQRSVKGEVIASTFDRPAEDHTTVAELSIERAKRLVELGHDVVVLLDSITRLGRAYNLAAPASGRILSGGVDSTALYPPKKFFGAARNIENGGSLTILATALVETGSRMDEVIFEEFKGTGNMELKLDRKLADKRIFPAVDVDASGTRKEEILMSKDELQIVWKLRRVLAALDDQQAIELLLERLRKTKSNIEFLMQVQKTTPGEEEGEE; encoded by the coding sequence GTGACAGAAACCACAGAACTCGCTTCCTCGACGCCGGAGTCGTCGGGGAACGGCGGCGGAACGACCCGCCGGCGCCGTGGCGAGGGCCTGAACGGCATGGTGCTCTCCGAGCTGCAGGCCATGGCCGCGGGCATGGGCATCACCGGCACCGGCCGGATGCGCAAGAGCCAGCTCATCGAGGCGATCACCGCGGGCCGCGCCGGTGGTGGGGCCACGGCCCCCGCGGACGCGTCGGCGAGCAAGCCGGAGAGCAAATCCGAGAGCAAGGCCGAGAGCAAGCCGGAGAGCACGAGCGAGGCGCCCGCGCGGACCTCGCGCCGGGCCCAGCGCCCCGCGGCCGCGCCCGCCGACGAGGCCGCCGACACCCGTTCGGGTGAATCCGCGGCCGCGGCCGCGGCTGCCGCCGACTCCGACGCCGACTCCGGTGCGGACAGCGGCACCGACACGCGCGACCGCGGCGAGCGCCGCGAGCGTCAGCGCGACCGGCAGCGCAACCGCAACGACCGCGCCGACGGCTCGGGCCCGAACAACCGCGACGGCGGCCGGGGTCCGCGCGAGGACCGCGCCCCCCGCGAGGACCGCGCCCCCCGCGACGACCGGGGTCCGCGCGACGACCGGGGTCCCCGCGACGACCGGGGTCCGCGGGACGACCGGGGCCCGCGCGACGACCGGGGCCCGCGCGAGGACCGCATGCGGGACGACCGCGGCCTGCGGGACCAGCGCGACCGGGACAACGGTCCGCGTGACGACGACGATGACGACGGCGAGGGCGGCGGTCGCCGTCGGCGCCGCGGACGGTACCGGGACCGCCAGCGTGGCGGCCGGACCCGGGGCCCGGGCGGCTACGAGCCGGGTGACATCGAGATCAGCGAGGACGACGTCCTCATCCCCGTTGCCGGGATCCTCGACATCCTCGACAACTACGCCTTCGTCCGGACCAGCGGCTACCTGCCCGGGCCGAACGACGTGTACGTCTCGCTCGCCCAGGTCCGCAAGTACGGCCTGCGCAAGGGCGACGCGATCACCGGCGCGGTGCGCCAGCCCCGGGACGGGGAGCGGCGCGAGAAGTTCAACGCGCTGGTCCGGCTCGACACCGTCAACGGCATGGAGCCCGACGCCGCGCGCGAGCGCGTCGAGTTCGGCAAGCTCACGCCGCTGTACCCGCAGGAGCGTCTGCGCCTGGAGCACGACGTCACCTCGATGACCACCCGCGTCATCGACCTCGTCGCGCCGATCGGCAAGGGCCAGCGCGGCCTCATCGTCTCCCCGCCCAAGGCCGGCAAGACGATGGTGCTGCAGGCGATCGCCAACGCGATCACCCGCAACAACCCCGAGTGCCACCTCATGGTCGTCCTCGTCGACGAGCGGCCCGAGGAGGTCACCGACATGCAGCGGTCGGTGAAGGGTGAGGTCATCGCCTCGACCTTCGACCGCCCCGCCGAGGACCACACGACGGTCGCGGAGCTCTCGATCGAGCGCGCCAAGCGCCTGGTCGAGCTCGGCCACGACGTCGTCGTCCTGCTCGACTCGATCACCCGCCTCGGCCGCGCGTACAACCTGGCCGCGCCGGCCTCCGGGCGCATCCTGTCCGGCGGTGTCGACTCGACCGCGCTCTACCCGCCGAAGAAGTTCTTCGGCGCCGCGCGCAACATCGAGAACGGCGGCTCCCTGACGATCCTCGCCACGGCCCTGGTCGAGACCGGGTCCCGCATGGACGAGGTGATCTTCGAGGAGTTCAAGGGCACCGGGAACATGGAGCTCAAGCTCGACCGCAAGCTCGCGGACAAGCGGATCTTCCCGGCGGTGGACGTGGACGCGTCCGGCACCCGCAAGGAAGAGATCCTGATGAGCAAGGACGAGCTCCAGATCGTCTGGAAGCTCCGTCGTGTGCTCGCCGCCCTGGACGACCAGCAGGCCATCGAGCTGTTGCTCGAGCGCCTGCGGAAGACCAAGTCGAACATCGAGTTCCTCATGCAGGTCCAGAAGACGACCCCGGGCGAGGAGGAGGGGGAGGAGTAG
- the rpmE gene encoding 50S ribosomal protein L31, translating to MKPDIHPQYGKTEVTCTCGATFVTRSTAKNGIIHADVCSQCHPFYTGKQKILDTGGRVARFEKRFGKKK from the coding sequence GTGAAGCCCGACATCCACCCGCAGTACGGCAAGACCGAGGTCACCTGTACCTGCGGCGCCACGTTCGTCACCCGCAGCACCGCGAAGAACGGCATCATCCACGCCGACGTCTGCTCGCAGTGCCACCCCTTCTACACGGGCAAGCAGAAGATCCTCGACACCGGCGGCCGCGTGGCCCGGTTCGAGAAGCGCTTCGGCAAGAAGAAGTAG
- the prfA gene encoding peptide chain release factor 1 translates to MFETVQELIDEYADLEKRLADPAVHADAGAARKLGRRYAELGPIVATHRAWEQIGDDLAAATELAAEDESFKAEIPELTARREELGEKLRQLLLPRDPNDGKDVILEVKAGEGGQESALFAGDLLRMYLRYAERRGWKTEILDATDSDLGGYKDVSVAIKMRGTDPEGVWDRLKFEGGVHRVQRVPVTESQGRIHTSAAGVLVLPEAEEVDVEVNLNDLRVDVFRSSGPGGQSVNTTDSAVRLTHIPTGIVVSCQNEKSQLQNKEQALRILRARLLAVAQEEADKEAGDLRKSQIRTVDRSERIRTYNFPENRISDHRVNFKAYNLDQVLDGDLDAVIDAVIAGDQAAALAGDD, encoded by the coding sequence GTGTTCGAGACCGTGCAGGAGCTGATCGACGAGTACGCCGATCTCGAGAAGAGGCTGGCCGACCCGGCGGTGCACGCGGACGCGGGAGCGGCGCGCAAGCTCGGCCGCCGGTACGCCGAGCTCGGGCCGATCGTGGCGACGCACCGCGCGTGGGAGCAGATCGGGGACGACCTGGCCGCGGCGACCGAGCTCGCCGCCGAGGACGAGTCGTTCAAGGCCGAGATCCCGGAGCTGACCGCGCGGCGTGAGGAGCTGGGGGAGAAGCTGCGGCAGCTGCTGCTGCCCCGTGACCCCAACGACGGCAAGGACGTCATCCTCGAGGTCAAGGCCGGCGAGGGTGGGCAGGAGTCCGCGCTGTTCGCCGGCGACCTGCTGCGCATGTACCTGCGGTACGCCGAGCGGCGCGGCTGGAAGACCGAGATCCTCGACGCCACCGACTCCGACCTCGGCGGTTACAAGGACGTCTCGGTGGCGATCAAGATGCGCGGGACCGACCCCGAGGGGGTCTGGGACCGGCTGAAGTTCGAGGGCGGCGTGCACCGTGTGCAGCGTGTGCCGGTGACCGAGTCCCAGGGCCGCATCCACACCTCCGCCGCCGGCGTGCTCGTGCTCCCTGAGGCCGAGGAGGTCGACGTCGAGGTCAACCTGAACGACCTGCGGGTCGACGTCTTCCGTTCCTCGGGCCCGGGCGGGCAGAGCGTCAACACCACCGACTCGGCCGTGCGGCTGACGCACATCCCGACGGGCATCGTCGTCTCCTGCCAGAACGAGAAGAGCCAGCTCCAGAACAAGGAGCAGGCGTTGCGCATCCTGCGCGCCCGGTTGCTGGCCGTCGCTCAGGAGGAGGCCGACAAGGAGGCCGGAGACCTGCGCAAGAGCCAGATCCGCACGGTCGACCGCTCGGAGCGGATCCGCACCTACAACTTCCCGGAGAACCGCATCTCCGACCACCGCGTGAACTTCAAGGCCTACAACCTCGACCAGGTGCTCGACGGTGACCTCGACGCCGTCATCGACGCGGTCATCGCCGGTGACCAGGCCGCGGCCCTCGCCGGTGACGACTGA